One window from the genome of Carcharodon carcharias isolate sCarCar2 chromosome 9, sCarCar2.pri, whole genome shotgun sequence encodes:
- the LOC121282107 gene encoding uncharacterized protein LOC121282107 isoform X3 produces the protein MCNEDEFDAVLSEFNIVMEDLSCSAKNGVQYEEYLNQMRKISAPSAADSGIDDSESMASSAGSSLSCSIEKLNSVGTTTSKVRLVCDLEQNLEAVMLSPSTCCPCSSSWQRLRIWEVLSKDPWSCCNASFSRLLL, from the exons tGTGTAACGAGGATGAATTTGATGCTGTGCTGAGTGAATTCAATATAGTCATGGAAGATCTCTCCTGCTCTGCAAAGAATGGTGTTCAGTACGAGGAATACTTAAATCAAATGAGAAAGATAAGTGCTCCCAGTGCTGCTGACAGTGGAATTGATGACTCGGAGA GTATGGCCTCATCTGCTGGCAGCAGCTTAAGCTGTAGTATTGAGAAACTGAACTCTGTGGGCACAACAACATCCAAAG tcaggttggtgtgtgatcTGGAGCAAAACCTGGAGGCTGTGATGCTGTCCCCAAGCAcgtgctgcccttgttcttctagctgGCAGAGGTTGaggatttgggaggtgctgtcaaaggacccttggagttgctgcaatgcatctttttCCAGactgctcttgtga
- the LOC121282107 gene encoding uncharacterized protein LOC121282107 isoform X1: MSSSDAVKSVCNEDEFDAVLSEFNIVMEDLSCSAKNGVQYEEYLNQMRKISAPSAADSGIDDSESMASSAGSSLSCSIEKLNSVGTTTSKVRLVCDLEQNLEAVMLSPSTCCPCSSSWQRLRIWEVLSKDPWSCCNASFSRLLL, from the exons tGTGTAACGAGGATGAATTTGATGCTGTGCTGAGTGAATTCAATATAGTCATGGAAGATCTCTCCTGCTCTGCAAAGAATGGTGTTCAGTACGAGGAATACTTAAATCAAATGAGAAAGATAAGTGCTCCCAGTGCTGCTGACAGTGGAATTGATGACTCGGAGA GTATGGCCTCATCTGCTGGCAGCAGCTTAAGCTGTAGTATTGAGAAACTGAACTCTGTGGGCACAACAACATCCAAAG tcaggttggtgtgtgatcTGGAGCAAAACCTGGAGGCTGTGATGCTGTCCCCAAGCAcgtgctgcccttgttcttctagctgGCAGAGGTTGaggatttgggaggtgctgtcaaaggacccttggagttgctgcaatgcatctttttCCAGactgctcttgtga
- the LOC121282107 gene encoding regulator of cell cycle RGCC-like isoform X4 encodes MSSSDAVKSVCNEDEFDAVLSEFNIVMEDLSCSAKNGVQYEEYLNQMRKISAPSAADSGIDDSESMASSAGSSLSCSIEKLNSVGTTTSKAKLGDTRELEDFIADLDQTLAEMM; translated from the exons tGTGTAACGAGGATGAATTTGATGCTGTGCTGAGTGAATTCAATATAGTCATGGAAGATCTCTCCTGCTCTGCAAAGAATGGTGTTCAGTACGAGGAATACTTAAATCAAATGAGAAAGATAAGTGCTCCCAGTGCTGCTGACAGTGGAATTGATGACTCGGAGA GTATGGCCTCATCTGCTGGCAGCAGCTTAAGCTGTAGTATTGAGAAACTGAACTCTGTGGGCACAACAACATCCAAAG CCAAACTTGGTGACACAAGAGAATTGGAGGATTTTATTGCAGACCTGGACCAGACGTTAGCAG AGATGATGTAA